The Chloroflexota bacterium genomic sequence GTCGCCGCACAGTGGCGGACGGGGAGCCCATCGTGGGGCGCGGGGCGGGCTTCGACGGACTTGGGGAGGACGGGTGTGCGGGCTGAGGACGGGCACTTCGGCAAGCTTAGGGCGAACGGAGGGCAAGGGGCGCGCGGTCCACGATGATGTCGGGGCGCGGGCAACTCCGCCCCTGGATCCCGGCATTCGCCGGGATGGAGGTGGGGGTGATCCCTCCTGGCGGGGGCATAGGACAGGCCCTTCGACGGACCCAGGGCGAACGGAGGCATTGGGCATAGGAGGCGCAGATGGAGCGCAAGGCGAGGGTGAAGACGTTCTCGTTTCACTGGGGCAGCGGGTACATCGCAGAGGAGGCGCAGGTAGACGGGGAGCACCATGTGCCGACGCTCCAACTAATGCGGTACACGGAGGGGCACGCGGCGGGGAGCGTGAGCGTGCGATTCTGCCAGTACAACCACCGGGGCGGCTTCCGTCGATCGCCGTTGATGATGGGCGAGGAGGAGGTCGAGATGATGCGGGAGGCGCTGAAGGAGACGCCGGAGCTGCGGGCGATGCTGAGGCGGCTCGTCGAGGACTAGGGACGGGGTGGAGCAATCGGGGCGAAGGGGCGCAACTGGGCCGTACCTGCTATGGCATTCGGCAACTTGAGGGCGTACACTAGACGAGGCAACTGTCATGTGATTGAATATTATCACGGTATCGACCAAGCGGCAGACAGTGTGCTCCACTGCGGTTTGCGGGAATTCACCCCGCAAACATGCCGGCTCAGGCAGCGCGATGGGGCAGCATCCACCCCATATTCTCCGACACTGCCGCCCATGCTCTTTATGACCGTACTCAAGAGCGCGCCCGCCACATGTCCAGCCGCGCCGCGGCAGGAACTCGATTGAAGTTGAAGACACATGGGACCCGCATGTGCGGGAAGCCACCAAACAGCACTTGTGAGGGAGGGAGACAATGAATGCCTACGGAGGGACACTACGCTGGCTCGCACCACTCGCTGTGCTCTTGATGGTGGTCGCATTTGCCGCCGCCTGCGAGGGCGAGCGGACCGTTGTGCCAAGCCCCACGGCCGTCGTGCCGCCGACGGCGGTGCCGCTGTCGACAGCGACGCCGCGGCCGGCGCCCACGCCGCTGCCGACGCCGGACGTGACCGCGCAGACGTACGCCTACGCGTCCGCGTGCTCCAACATCACGTCGAAGTTCAACTTCACGCTCAGTTCCTTTGCCGGGGGCCTCACATGGGGGGCGCTGGTGGAGCTGGCGGACGTCAACATCGGCGGCTACAGCCTGCTGCTCCCGCCGCCGGAGCTTGAGACCTTCAATGAGGCGCAGATCGACCTGCTGACGGCCCTGCGGGACCGTGGGCTGCAGGAGCGCAGCGACGGGGTTGTGATACAGGACATCGCGGCCGCGCTGGGCGGCCAGCTTCCGGCGCCGGGGGCGCAGCTCGATGCAGCCACGCAGCAGGCAATGGCGGGGTTCTTCGGGCCGCAGTTCATACAAGCCTTCGTGGCGCAGCAGACGGCAATCGGCGGGCTGTCGAGCGACCTGCAGGCGCTGATGGCCGAATCCAACTGCATTGTGCAGATCGGCTAGGGCCTGAGACCTTCCCGGCGCCGCCGGGCAACCACAGGACTAGCGCAGGGGCGCGGGGCCACGGCTCCCGCGCCCCTTGCTTTGGGCGACGGCGGAGGAGTTTTCCCGCCAATTGGCATGCGCTACTGCCGTTTTACCGAGGGCATGTGTGTCCACCTTTCCCGATCGTTGCCGCTGCACTATGATGCCGACATGCAAGACCGAGCTATAGAGATCAGAAACGCCTTCCGTGAGAGCTCACTCCAGCTTGTGGACGTGCTCAAGCGGGTGCCGGCGGACGCTTGGAAGAGGCCCGGGCTCGGGGAGTGGACGATACGGGAGCTGGCGGCGCACGTGCTCAGGGGCCTCGACAGGCCTGTCGTCTCCGAGGCAGGCGATGGGGCAGTTGCCGCGGAGAGCGCTGCCGCGTACTACGTTCTGGCCATGTCCTCACCAACGATCCATGAAGAGGTGGCCGAGCGGGCACGGCAGAGCGCGGCGTCGTTCGGCGAGGACCTGGCGGAGGCTGCGCGGGCCATCGTGGCGCGGAGCCTGGGGGCTGTTGAGGCGCTGGGTGACGACGCGCCGGTGACGACCAGCATCGGGGCGGTGCGGCTTGTCGACTACCTGCCGACGCGCATCCTGGAGGTGGTGATCCACACGCTGGACGTCGCGGAAGCCGCCGGGGTGGCGTTTGAGCCGGGGCATGACGGGCTGAGGGTATCACTGGCCCTGCTCGGGGAGATAGCGGTCGAGAACGGGGAAGGCGCGGCGCTCGCGCTGGGGTTGAGCGGGCGGCGGACGCTGCCCGGCGGGGACAACGTCCTGGCGTGAGGGGCTGCCCCAAGGGCGCGCTGGAGACGCCGGACTGGCGGCGAGCGTTGCGTCCGCGGGGCCTCGACCGGCCTTGGGTCTCGGCGATGCATTCCCGGGACCGCTGCCGTCCAAGACCCTGCACACACGGCTTCACAGCTACGAAACCGAGAGAACCTCCACGTATTGACAAATAATATAAACTAGTTTAAATTACAAACTAACACACAGGAGGATGCATCGGAAGCAAGGGGGTAAGCCATGTTGGCATCGGATGGTGAAACGAGGGGTCCCACGCCACAGGAGAGCCGGGACGTCATCTACGAAACGCTCGAGCGGACACGGAGCTCGCTGTATGTGGCGGGGTCGGCGACGATCCTGATCCTGTGGGGCGTGATAGGAGCGGTGGGGCTGCTGGCGGAGTACAGCATCGCGACGTGGGGGGCGGACCTGCGGGCGGACTATCCGTGGATCAGCGGGCCGCTGTGGATGGCGCTGGTGGGCACCGGGTTCACGGCGAGCGCGGTGATAGGCAGCCGGGCGGGACAGAGGGCGGCGCCGGGGCAGGTGTCGCGGGACGCCGGCCTTCGGGTGTTCCTGTTCTGGCTGGCGATAGGCGTGGCGGCGTTTGCGTTGCCCGGGTTGGGGGGAGCCTGGGCCAGCGATAATCCCGACGTGAATACGCCGCGGGTCGCGATTGGCGTCGCGGGGCTGGGGTTCGTGCTGTTCGGCATCATGGTGCGGCCGATGCTGGCGGTGATCGGCGCTGGCCTCCTGGCGGCGTACTACGTGCCCAGCTACCTGCTCGATGACGCGGCGCTGGCGGTGTCGGCGGCGCTGTGGCTGGCCGTCGCGGCGCTGGGCATGCTGTGGGTGAGGAAGAGCGGCATTGCATGAGTGAGGAGCCCATCGTCCTCAACGAGACCATCCACCAATCGACGCGGCTGCGGATCATGACGCTGCTGGTGTACCAGCCGTCGATGGACCGGGTGGCGTACGGCTTCATCCAAGAGACGCTGGGGCTGACAGGCGGGAACCTGACCATCCACCTGCGGAAGCTAGAGGAGGCCGGGTACGTGACAATGACCAAGGAGTTTGTGAGCGCCAAGCCGCGGACGTGGGTGCGGGCGACGCCGTCAGGGCTTCGCGCGTACGCGGACTACCTCGGCAACCTGGAGCGGGCGCTGCACGGGCGGCCGGGGCAGGAGGAGGGGTAGGGGCGCGTCGG encodes the following:
- a CDS encoding maleylpyruvate isomerase N-terminal domain-containing protein; translated protein: MQDRAIEIRNAFRESSLQLVDVLKRVPADAWKRPGLGEWTIRELAAHVLRGLDRPVVSEAGDGAVAAESAAAYYVLAMSSPTIHEEVAERARQSAASFGEDLAEAARAIVARSLGAVEALGDDAPVTTSIGAVRLVDYLPTRILEVVIHTLDVAEAAGVAFEPGHDGLRVSLALLGEIAVENGEGAALALGLSGRRTLPGGDNVLA
- a CDS encoding transcriptional regulator; this encodes MSEEPIVLNETIHQSTRLRIMTLLVYQPSMDRVAYGFIQETLGLTGGNLTIHLRKLEEAGYVTMTKEFVSAKPRTWVRATPSGLRAYADYLGNLERALHGRPGQEEG